The DNA sequence acatgggcTAGTGCCAATGGTCagccgcatgtagtcagaacccagcggttgcgtgacgtcaccggaaaagctgagcaatggctcatgatcctggagtagtttcctGTTCCGCTTGAGGTGGTTgtagcaaccgctgaatatgacgttgacagcggacccgctatccaccaggattctCCCCACTGACCATCTGTGGAGAATGGCgtcgaccaagaatgggtcgtcatggggtagatgcactccgcgttcctcctcctttgagaaggtaatgggctcccaaccagactttgggagtttggcggatctttcgtagcggatgttgcagacttctttTGGGTGATTAGCCCGTGCATAGCCCTtccttgccctgtgagacatgctggtgatcGGAGCCCCGCCgtcaatggtgttgatgcgCCCTAAGGGCTCAACgttggcgatcacaggtggtggttggcgcaccttgaattgctccatcttaccgtcacggtacaaggtctcaatggccgttttgagagcattgcagctgttggtattgtgactgctgtcctcgtggtatttacaCCACCTGCcagtgtttcttggttttcccgtttttgggtatcttcccgggggtggcggtgggatctgatccttgcactgattgtatatttcctcatatgaggctgtgaggactgtaaacactgcataccgctgagaggattccgttTGTTTGTTGTGGTTATCCCTATGGGacgggcggttgcccttgttgtagtgttggtccttttgccgcttgtctTGGTAgtggccctgttgccactccctcttcttgtcaatTAGCGGCGCGGCAGGGGTCTTGCCAGCGGTCTCCtgatgactggaggagggttgtgttaagtttgttggtgttgctggtggcggtggggtttctccatatgtgatgaattctgcttgggcatgaatgaccgcttcACTCATAGCGTGGTCAtacaccgcatttggatgattgtagttgaggtgatagaggaatggccccttgaggagtccctacTTGAAAGCCGCCGATGCCATTGCTTTGTctagatcgcggcactgagatgctgccgcccgccatcttgtgacaaatgccttcagtGATTCATCTATCCCTTGCCTGacgctgaacagctgacttgtgttgtgatgtccggcggacaataagatgaaccGAGATAGGAAGGCGTGTGATAgcgcgtggaatgagtcgatggatcccgacggacattcaaagaaccagttcattgcctcaccgtccaatgtttcgctgaacaagtggcacagggtggcgtcgtcaaatcccttgttgttggtgaccttcttgaaggtgtccatatggacgaaggggtcagacatgccgctgtaatgtgacatctttggggtttttgcgtACGCTGGTCTGATagcctgcagaattgcagcggtgaatggtcctggtctggacGCGAAAAGCGGATTTGGAGTTGGCGGTGGGGTGCCCGACTCCGCCCGGATTAATCTCTGCTCTAgttgttgcatcctttccagtatttgggTTGTTGCGTTGCCAGCGGGATCTGCCTGGATATTCCGCTGAACCCGTCTGCGCCCTGGGGCAGGCGGATTGCCCTCAGTCCTTGCCCTAGCTTCCGAGCGATTGGTGCGCGGTAGTGACTcagcctcctgctccaacattagttgGGGGACGGGCGGTGGTCCCATCCCCGATAGttcaggtgggttcagcggtacttgCATATGTACGATTGGTCCCGGTACCAACGTGCCAGTGTTGGGCCGGCTacgcctggtgcttcgtgattGCTCGCTCTGCGCTGGGTTGGCATTTGCATCCAGTGTCCTCTTTAGTTCATCAAAACGTGACATCAGCGTAGCCACTTgtttttgggcctcggccttctctCTGCTATCCTcttcacgctctctgtttgccttgtgaaggtcCACCAGTGCTAGCTCGTACAGAGCGGTGAGATCTTGGCCCggtgggcggctgctacttggatttgcctcaccgccggggttggctggggtgctgaatagtgcgcggttaatgcctaccgctgggttggtgggttggggaatggcggattggtccgcctgctcttcagcgtttcccccgctaccgttagtcatggtaattgtggtgggatgacctcttgttcaaggattcccacagacggcgccaatgttaatgctcaaagtccggcggtagctgaACTTTCGTTTAACgagggtccggtgggcggaccgctactctgaagACTTGATGATCTTCGCTAGCTCTCAAATGaaagacagggcgtcagagggagaccgcgttgggcagtcttcacttctccgatgcctaagttagtcgatgCATATAGACGGcttaacaataaatgagtagtcaatgcgtaattaatgaggagagaggagagaaccttttatagatgaGGAGAAGGCTGATCtcctccttgttttcgatgtgggactaatgTGTTTCGATTCCCAGTGCTAGGAGCTTCTGATGCCCTCTTGGCATGGCGCGCGGCGgcagtgatctgggggtgatccgAGGCTCAGGTGGTAGCTCGCCTGGCTGTGtatccgtaggtcactcctttggcgggagtctgtacctctggcggtaccatgagcgtagctcattatagctaattatgcttgcaaatgcacaagTAGGTACAGAGGCAAAATACAAAATTGGTTAGCTCATCACAGAAAATTGCACACTCTCAGCTCCTCGGCTTGAAATAGAACCTTCACCTACTGAAGAGAGCATTGAAGAGACTCCGACAAGTCCCCTGAGATATTCATATCATATAATGTCAACACTGGAATAAATGCGTCTTCTTTAACAAATGTTAATCCTTCAGTTTCAATCAATATCATCGTGTTATATTAAACTGACATTTCATCATTGACTATTATGAAATGTGGAGCACAACCAGTAGTCAGGCGGTTCATTCAACTATATATGATGAAAATTGTCAAATGAATACGAATCTCTTTATGCTAATGTGAAATGCCGgatagggatgacaaaaatccccatcgggtagggtacccatcgggtattcgaccctaacAGGGAGAAATTCGGGTGAAATCGGGTAACGGGAATGGGAATTCAGAATTCTCAgtattcgaattctgaaatcgggtacggggcggggatggtattttgatccccatccccatacccacccaataagaattatctgaaataatatatatatatatatatatatatatatatattaatatattatatatatatatatttgatattatttattatttattaataaatatttatgtaaactttatctttttgttaatatttaaattctgttaataaatatgttaaaaaagaagaagattcttttaataaaaaatctttattaacatgttaattttccttgattgaaataagaaagttattttattttgatgtttgattttaacttcatattttacaattcataattatttgtatgaatttttatataatcaattagtaatattgttaatgGGGATTGAGGCGGGTATAtggacctaatccccaatggggacaggGAATCCCTAGCATCTTATTACGaggattggggcgggtaaggGGATGAGGAATGAAGttgggtatggggatggtaatttaatccccttaccctaccctccccattgccatccctaatgTCGGATAATGCAATTAGCATTGGGCAAAAGAGAAGACAAATAAACGTGGACACAAATTTAGGAGTCACGAAAATGCTGTAAAGAATAGTAGCATTTCGTGGACTGCATAATCCATGATGAACCGTTGGTCATTGTGAATTACAAATTTGCATTTCATGCAATTTTTTAGGACTTTGATTGAGCTTCACAGTGCAAACCAATCTGTTTCTTATCCTACGGTTAGATAAGTGTTGGAGTTTTAAGAAAGgcaaaatagccaaattacTCCCTAACTTTTCTCATGACTGCCGATTTAccccctgacatttcaattttgattatttacacccTCATTTTTCTAAATGTTGCCAATTTACACCCTATAGTAAAAATTTagactttccatccaatttctcTGTTAACTTAGTTAGCACGTGAGGGGTCTTTTTGTCTCTGCAATTGtcacctaaaaaaaaaagagtgttgCTATTTGTACCGAACAAAAATCTTAGTACACCCCGGCCAACTCTAAATTTTTTTGCCTCTAATGTTCCAATATTACCCTCATATATTAAtaaattaagggaaaaaaacaaaattactttgttaaaaaataataaaaaaaatactgttATTCGTCTCCCACAActgtttttttccctcatcctctcctcttcttctctgtcTATCTCTCAATTATCTTCTTCTCAGCATGACCTCTTCCGCTATGTTCCTTTTATCGAGATCAATATAACACAATCCCAACTTGGATCAATCAAGATGACCTTCACATGcttgttgtaattttaattttcatattccatacatataaatattttaGTTTGTTCGATGACTCCTCAATCTTATACACAATACAAACCCCTCCAACTGGAAACATGGAAGATCAAATTCtcatatgaatttttgaaatattAATTTATTCTGgccttcaaagaaaaagaaaaccagaaacctAAATGATCAAAGATGGTTTCTCCTTCAGTGATATGATCATCCAATCATTTGATGTGACTAGCAAATATTAATTAAGCGATCAGTTGTAAGCTAACAACCAATCTTGAAATAAagggagtgaagaagaagaagagatggacaAGGACGAAGAGACAAagggcaatttttttttccttcttttaacGAAGaacaattttgtattttttttttatttctttaatgatgtgttggtttgttttttttatttttttattgtgatAGTTGAAAAGACGCAAAAACCCCTCACGTGCTAACCAAGTTAACGGAAAATTAGATGGAAAGTCTAAAAAATAACGATAGGGTGTAAAttggcaacaattagaaaagtgagggtgtagataatcaaaattgaaatgtcagggggTAAATCGGCAGCCATGGAAAAAGTCAGGGGGTAATTTGGCTATTTTACCTTTAAGAAAAGAACAACATTGACCATGTCCATAGTAAGCACATCCATTTTTAACTTCACAATGTTAAATTAAAATGACGTAAACTACAAATATCGAGAAAAATATGGACCAACTTTAAATCAACAAGCAAAACATAAGGACAAAAAATACAATTGTTTCATGACTTcgtcatatatgtatatattttcaaaGTAACATATATTAAATGGTCCAGATATGTTCGGATGGGGGACAATTTGATGTTATGTTGTACCTAACTCGTAATATTTTGTTAGATTTTTAGATATCAGTTTCAACTCACTATGATTTGGAATACATATATGCGTATTCTCTTGAAAAGAACAAATATTCCTTACCTCCTAGTGAGTCCTAGCTGCTAGCAATCAAACATAATTTTCTCAGCTTTTACACAGTTAATGGGATTAAGAATCTAGTTAATGAAAAGATGATTTTGGCTAATAATCGAACCATTTAAGAATGTAGCATAGAGACGATATAAATCTTCAACTTCAAAAATGGCATAATAGTGTGGTAAGTGAGGCTGTATCTTTTAGAAAAACACATCTTGATTGAACTTCTAAACATGGTTAGTTTCTTCCCATATTTCATAATTTTGATAGGTGATGActtgcaacaacaaaaaaaaacagaaaaaaaaaaaagcacataGCGGAGATTTTATTATGTTGTGCTTTTAAGTGATAGAAAACCGAATGCTTGATAAAACACCAAAATGCATGCCTCATATGGTGGTATGAGGCCACATACATGTATCTTTTTTGTATGATATCAATTGTTGCGTTTCTAGTATGATGTCCTTATTAACCACAGAGGATTGTTGAAGAACATTCTGATGATGGAGATTGGCAAATGcgtatgttttctttatggtAATGTAATGACCACCTGATATGCCGGTTAATACAATCAGCCTTTTAAGCAACTAAATACTTCCAATTCATAGTAAGGAAGACAGATTAATGAGATCTCTGCAGCAATCACAAATTTGGGATGCATCAAAATGTCGGTCGAAAACtacatttaatttttcttccatGAATTCGAGCAAATTCAGCACTACATCAATAATTACATGAAGCATTAATATTGAGATACTATAGTGTCATCTCACAATCTTAAGCTCCCAGAAGTGTTCAGATGCAGCTTCATATCAGATGCTAGTCTACTTGTGTTTCTTGATTTCCAATGCTTTCTCAACTTATGCTAAGAAGCTTCTGAAGTTGGCCACTCGCAACAGCGGCTTTGAGATCTGAATTGAAAAAGCGCAAGTTATAAATAGAATGAGGAAATTGTGGCGGATAAATAACTGATCGACTATTGAAGCAAAGAAAGAAGGCAAACATGTTGATTACAGCAGATGAGAGCTAACCATCAGAACCACCGATGTGCTTGCCATTCACAAATACTTGTGGGACAGTGGATCGGCCTACCACATCTAGAAGAACACTCTGAATTTGCCCCCCATCATCTACAACACATAGCTCATTCAAAATCCTTTCCAAATGATGGAAAAGCAGCTGAGTAAAACAAGCATATCCATTTCTTACCTCGAAGATCAAGTTCTACAACATAAGGTTGCTCATGTAATTCACTGAATATGCGCTTGGCACGCAAGCAATACCTGgaagcaaaaacataaacagCTCCTCATTCCACAGGACTCAAATTTAAGTTCTTTTCTGAAGTCATGAACAGTACTGTCCACTATGAGATGTATGAAAACAATCCAAGGCATGATTATGTACAcaagtacatatatatacaaaGGCAATTGAATCAACTTTGGATGTATTACGCTTATTATTCATCCCAATGACCTGCCTGTTCGTTCTGTGAGATATATTTTCGACAACAACTGATTCAGGTCCAACAAGACAAGTTCAAGATTGAGGGAGCCTTGTTCTATTGTTCCTTAAACTAGATTTTGCTTAAGGGTGACAAAGGGCCTTTTAATTGGAAGTAAAAACGTACAAAATTGGATATATATAACTCATTATTAACCCTAAATTGAAAACTCCACACATTTCTCTACCAACAACATTAGATTCGGCAACGGTCAACTCATAATTCTCAAATCCCAATTTGATTGGTAATAAACTTCAGCTGAAAACCCTAAATACATCAAATTCAGAACCTAAAATTGAAGAAGCGAGAGAGACGAGAACGTACGGGCAATACGATTTGGAGAAGATGGCAATCTTGTTGGAGTAGATGACGTTCTGCACAAACGCCGATGGTGAACTCGAAGCCTCAACGACGTCGTTTCCCAACAACAGCAGAACCGCCGCCACCGTGACGATCACAAACTCCGACCGCCCCATATCCTCACCGATCGAGCTGTTACGACATTCCATTcccttcccttttcttttctttttaatatacCAAAAAATCCACGGGCCAGGCCCATTAACAATTCATCCTTTCTTCTCGGCCCACTACTAAAAAGTCCCCCTCCCCAGAATTGAAAAAATGGATTCACACAGATCAAATCTTTTATATTCATTTCAAATTTTTCAAGAAACAACAGAGGATCTACAAATATGAAATTGAATCCAATAGAAGAACAAAAGCGAATCGAAATTCTAATTTCtaagaggtggaggtggaggtggaatcACTTTTGTAGAGCTTGTTATATTCGTCGAGCTCGTCGTAATACACGTCCCAAACGCATCGGACGCAACCGCTGCCGCAGCAATCGCCGGGCTCCGGCTTCTCAGGCggaggcggcggcggcgggaCTTCCTTTTCCGGCTCTCCGTCTTCTTTTTTCCTCGTCGGCGCCTCAATTGGTCGAGTCTCCGTCGTTGAGGCGCCGCCTTGGTCGCCCATGGAGTTGCCGAGGCACAAGGTTGGTGGTCGGTGGCGGTTGATTCTTGTTCTTTTGAGGGGGGTTATTATATTGGAAGGGATTAGCTTGAGAGAAAAAGGAGGAGGTCCTCCTCTCATGGCCGCCGAGACGGTGTGGGCCCCGGGCTGCATGGGTAATTATTGGGTGTGATGTAGCGCACGCAATGACAGATTAATTTGGTGTTTCGTTTGTTTATAAAACGGAAAGGGGGTGGTTTCTTCGTTGACTGTTGCGTTGACTGAATTGACAGGTGGCAGTACATGATGGATTGGttatttttttcaaaacaaTTGTTCACCATTATGTTTTGTGTATTTGTTTTCAATTACTCTTTgtagagattaaaaaaaaaattgctcaaATGAAATAGATGCATCATATTGCCGTATGAGAATAGTTGTCTTTCCACCATTCATCAATTACATCAGGTTACGAATTTGATTCACCTCCAATAACTGGACTGTCATGTAGAAGATACTTGCATCAAAACCTTTTAATCCTACTCTATGACTTTTATTAGTCGAGTTTAAAATATAATAAGCCACGTTCGATCTAAACTTCAATATACAGAAGTGTCCGTACGAGCATGCTGAAGCAGGTAGTTTGTAAGGTGTTAATGGTGTTAACTGATCCTCCACAGAGACATTTACATTCAAGTTGGATTTGCAAGTTTTAAATTGCCAATATAAATTTAGAtaccttctaaaaaaaaaaattagtgttatATATTTTACTAATTAATGCAGTCAATCAAGGCGAATAATAAGATATTGATTTTAATGAGACCCTAAAAAAGTTATGTGAATTAATCAGGAATCCTTTCGGGATTTGGATTGCTGAGCAAGTAAAGAATCCAGATCGAGGAAGGAAACCGGCCAGTAATATCACAATTACACATCGTTTCAGGAACACCAACTATTTCCAAGTTGTATAAGGAATACCAGCCTAACAAGGTCAGTAGCCTATAAATAACCCCAAGGGAAGACCTTCTTTACCATAAATCCTGATTGCTATCAAAGTTTCTCTCTGAGATATCTCAATTCTCAGCCATCTCTCTCTGCGTTTCAAAAACCCTTGGCCAACCATGGCTCGTCTCGCCAACGCTTTTGATCTGTTGGGCGAGGAATCATCAGATGTGAGGAGAATGATTGCCATCGTCGATGCGAAAGCAGACGCTGGTTTTCTAGCAGCAGAGAAGGAGAGGAAAGAGGAGGCCAAGGAAGCCGAGagaaagaaggaggaggagaggcagcaaggaaagaagaagaatattcgAGATACCCTACTCAACTCGGTTCTCGCCTTCCCCACTCATCGCCCTTCTTCGTCTAGAAGACGCCCAAATTTTCCTCGAGAATATAATAATGAGCAAAACCAAGGCCAAGGAGTTCATGCCCCTGTCGTTAAAAAAAAGTGGGTGCCAAAGTCGGAGTTGGAGTCAAAATCCGAGAATGGTGCTGCCAAAGCCGCTGCTAGTCCTAGCTCCTCGAATAAAATTCAAGGGACTCAGAAAGAAGAAGTAAAGAATCAGGTTCAGAGTCATCAAGGCTATTATCAGCAGAGACGCGGCAGAGGGTTTGGCCACGGTGCTTATCAGAATCGAGGAACAAGGACTGGATCATACTCGGAGCATAGTGACAAGAAGAATGTGCTGGAGTTGGAGAAGGAGAGGGAGACTCAAGGCTGCGATGCTGCTGTGGAAAAGCAACAGACAAAGGAAGCAGTAGATGGAGATAAGCAATCAAAGGAGGAGGGTGTTAATAATGATGGAGATGGTGGTAGCAGCAGCAAGAGTGTTGATGGGAAGAAAAGGCAAAACAAGAATGGAAGCTTGCGAAGAAAACTAAGGAAGCAGAAGGCTGCTGCTGGAGGAGAGAAAAAGGACGGGGAGGACACTAATCAAGAAGGTGATACTAGTAGCGTGCAAAACCAGTCCACTCCTCGTCTGTACACTTTGAAAGAATATGAGGAGATGAAGACGAGGGAGAGTTTGAACGAGAAAAAAGAAGGTGAGAGTTTGGAGGAGAAGAAAGATAATGACATTAACTCTGCCCACCCCAAGAGAGTGACTGTTGATGTCAATAAGGAATTTCGAACACCGCAGGTGGGTGAGAGGCAACGCGGTTTGGAAAATGGAGGGCGGAGATTTAACAATGAAGGGCGGAGATTCACCAATGGAGGGCAGAGATTCAACAACGGAGGGCCCAGGTTTAACAATGAAGGCCGAAGATTTGACAACGGAGGGCAGAGATCTAACAATGAAGGCCGAAGATTTGACAACGGAGGGCAGAGATCTAACAATGGAGGCCGAAGACTTCAATATAGTTTGGACAATGCTGATGAATTTCCTTCCCtcggaagaaaataaaaaaattgaatgtgtttgaATTCTACCATTGTATTGCTTTGCTTTGTTAGTTTTCTTGTGCAATTTCTTTCAAAGCcacaaaattaaatttcttatttacttGTATGCATCATTTATGTATGAATATATTCACCAGCATAAGTCGGCCAAAAATGTTTAACTCCACTTGTACTTGATTTTTGGTTGCTAATGGGATTGCTTGGTGATATTGCTGGTTAATTAAATTTCTCCTTTTTAGCTTGTATTTGAGAACGTGATAGGAGTCTGGTAAATTTGGTAATCAGCGCCTGACTTGGGGTTTTGATCCCTTTGCCCTTTGGGTTTTAGCGAAAACTTTTCATCAACAAAAATTATCTGCAGTGAGCACATTACTTATCCTATTGTAATTAGTTCTAAAGTGCTTCAGAAGGTGACTAAACACAGTACAagtaagaaaacagaaaaatatggaaaatgcTGCCTGCAAGAGAGAGGCTAAGCACGTGAAAAGATGGTGTCACTCTAGAATGATGCTAACCAAGTTGGAACTTatcttg is a window from the Rosa chinensis cultivar Old Blush chromosome 2, RchiOBHm-V2, whole genome shotgun sequence genome containing:
- the LOC112189205 gene encoding glutaredoxin-C3 isoform X1; amino-acid sequence: MECRNSSIGEDMGRSEFVIVTVAAVLLLLGNDVVEASSSPSAFVQNVIYSNKIAIFSKSYCPYCLRAKRIFSELHEQPYVVELDLRDDGGQIQSVLLDVVGRSTVPQVFVNGKHIGGSDDLKAAVASGQLQKLLSIS
- the LOC112189205 gene encoding monothiol glutaredoxin-S6 isoform X2, with protein sequence MECRNSSIGEDMGRSEFVIVTVAAVLLLLGNDVVEASSSPSAFVQNVIYSNKIAIFSKSYCPYCLRAKRIFSELHEQPYVVELDLRDDGGQIQSVLLDVVGRSTVPQVFVNGKHIGGSDG
- the LOC112189203 gene encoding eukaryotic translation initiation factor 3 subunit A-like; protein product: MARLANAFDLLGEESSDVRRMIAIVDAKADAGFLAAEKERKEEAKEAERKKEEERQQGKKKNIRDTLLNSVLAFPTHRPSSSRRRPNFPREYNNEQNQGQGVHAPVVKKKWVPKSELESKSENGAAKAAASPSSSNKIQGTQKEEVKNQVQSHQGYYQQRRGRGFGHGAYQNRGTRTGSYSEHSDKKNVLELEKERETQGCDAAVEKQQTKEAVDGDKQSKEEGVNNDGDGGSSSKSVDGKKRQNKNGSLRRKLRKQKAAAGGEKKDGEDTNQEGDTSSVQNQSTPRLYTLKEYEEMKTRESLNEKKEGESLEEKKDNDINSAHPKRVTVDVNKEFRTPQVGERQRGLENGGRRFNNEGRRFTNGGQRFNNGGPRFNNEGRRFDNGGQRSNNEGRRFDNGGQRSNNGGRRLQYSLDNADEFPSLGRK